Proteins from one Mycobacterium sp. SMC-2 genomic window:
- a CDS encoding SDR family NAD(P)-dependent oxidoreductase, whose amino-acid sequence MSRLQGKVAVVTGAGKGIGRGIARRFAREGAKVVLAEFDADAGKRVAEDLGALGGEGLFVQTDVSRKGDIEDAVAAAQDSFGGLDILVNNAISLTPDVPLEHKTDEMFEQMLGVALWSVWWGMQTAFPVMKARGGGRIINFYSIDADNGNWVHGDYNTAKGGVQALTRTAGFQWARHNILVNAIAPIAASAAFEEMVSANPALLEAVPLMIPCGRMGDPEEDIAPVAAFLASDEARFITGATIPVDGGLHVPRLNTRPPDPSVFDSLPGSPGSENK is encoded by the coding sequence GTGAGCCGTCTGCAGGGAAAGGTTGCCGTCGTTACGGGCGCCGGTAAGGGCATCGGGCGGGGAATCGCCCGCAGGTTCGCCCGCGAGGGCGCCAAGGTGGTCCTCGCCGAGTTCGATGCCGACGCGGGTAAGCGGGTCGCCGAGGACCTAGGTGCGCTCGGCGGCGAGGGCTTGTTCGTGCAGACCGATGTGTCCCGTAAGGGAGACATCGAAGATGCTGTCGCGGCCGCCCAAGACTCCTTCGGCGGTTTGGACATCCTTGTCAACAACGCGATTTCGCTGACCCCGGACGTTCCGCTGGAGCACAAGACCGACGAGATGTTCGAGCAGATGCTCGGAGTCGCCCTGTGGAGCGTGTGGTGGGGGATGCAGACGGCGTTCCCCGTCATGAAAGCTCGCGGTGGTGGACGCATCATCAACTTCTATTCGATCGACGCCGATAACGGAAACTGGGTCCATGGCGACTACAACACCGCCAAGGGCGGTGTGCAGGCTCTGACCCGGACCGCCGGTTTCCAGTGGGCTAGGCATAACATCCTGGTCAACGCGATCGCACCGATCGCCGCATCGGCTGCCTTCGAAGAGATGGTGTCAGCCAATCCTGCACTGCTCGAGGCGGTTCCGCTGATGATCCCTTGCGGACGGATGGGTGATCCGGAGGAGGACATCGCCCCGGTGGCGGCGTTCCTGGCCAGCGACGAGGCGCGCTTCATCACCGGCGCGACCATCCCGGTCGACGGGGGCCTCCACGTACCCCGGCTGAACACCCGGCCACCAGACCCCTCGGTCTTCGACTCACTGCCCGGCAGCCCCGGGTCCGAAAACAAGTAA
- a CDS encoding cupin domain-containing protein, with amino-acid sequence MTTTREPDQTLAEFDEHLDELHLRGQWQYDAQLVQLTDGPLPAGVPFLWQRGLAERALEEMCAVRPNDTARRNFTFINPGPGVDGTTPTLAMGMQITLPGEIAWAHRHSINALRFVVDGSANLYTAVDGERLAMEDGDLIITPAYTWHDHHNDSDKRGIWIDILDVPVMGYLRQIFFEPYGSSTQPLRETRADFISSRSSPVRPAWEHRESARVPFRYAWSDVRAALRDFAGCEGSPFDGVILHYAHPITGGPTLPTIDCFAQLLRPGLQTQRHRHTSSAVYYVVEGDGTTLVGDHRLDWSAGDSFVIPNWMWHQHINHSPSTEAVLFSATDAPLLASLGMYREEPHDSFGTRPYPAVPADLVRGHMTK; translated from the coding sequence ATGACCACGACACGCGAGCCGGACCAGACGCTAGCCGAGTTCGACGAACATCTCGACGAACTACACCTACGCGGTCAGTGGCAGTACGACGCCCAGTTGGTGCAACTGACCGACGGCCCGCTGCCTGCGGGCGTGCCCTTCCTGTGGCAACGCGGTCTGGCCGAGCGTGCACTGGAAGAGATGTGCGCGGTCAGGCCCAACGACACCGCTCGGCGCAACTTCACCTTCATCAACCCCGGCCCCGGGGTCGACGGGACCACCCCCACCCTTGCCATGGGTATGCAGATCACCTTGCCTGGCGAAATCGCCTGGGCGCATCGCCATTCGATCAACGCACTGCGGTTCGTCGTGGATGGCAGCGCCAACCTGTACACCGCTGTCGACGGCGAGCGGCTCGCCATGGAGGACGGCGATCTCATCATCACCCCGGCCTATACCTGGCACGACCACCACAACGACAGCGACAAACGCGGCATCTGGATCGACATTCTCGACGTGCCGGTGATGGGCTATCTGCGGCAAATCTTTTTCGAGCCCTACGGGAGTAGTACACAGCCGCTGCGCGAAACCCGCGCCGACTTCATCAGCAGCCGTTCATCGCCGGTTCGGCCGGCCTGGGAGCACCGCGAAAGCGCCCGTGTCCCATTCCGCTACGCGTGGAGCGACGTCCGGGCGGCGCTGCGGGACTTCGCGGGCTGCGAGGGCAGCCCGTTTGACGGGGTGATACTTCATTACGCGCATCCGATCACCGGCGGGCCGACCCTGCCGACCATCGACTGTTTCGCCCAGCTGCTGCGTCCAGGTCTGCAAACGCAGCGGCACCGGCACACCTCTAGTGCGGTGTACTACGTGGTTGAGGGCGACGGCACTACCTTGGTGGGAGACCACCGGCTCGACTGGTCTGCAGGCGATTCGTTCGTAATCCCGAATTGGATGTGGCATCAACACATCAACCACTCGCCAAGCACCGAAGCGGTGTTGTTCTCCGCGACCGACGCCCCATTGCTGGCCTCGCTGGGGATGTACCGGGAGGAGCCGCATGACTCGTTTGGAACACGCCCGTATCCGGCCGTGCCGGCAGACCTAGTGCGGGGACATATGACGAAATGA
- a CDS encoding aldehyde dehydrogenase family protein: MRSSLAENTKAVSALLDRDWRMLIGGNAAVANDGATMEITTPHDGTTIAHVPSAGEADVKAAVSSAAQAFAHWRDTTLLERAEMIRAFAARLRSRAEDFGLLDAIDTGNPVTAMVGDVMMAARWLDYHAGVAFSLTGATLPSMTRSWLLTRKEPYGVVGRIIPYNHPILFAAAKVGAPLVTGNTLVLKVPDQAPLSSLLMAEIVLESFPPGVVNILSGPGAVTGDALVRHPAVKRIALIGSVETGQKVMVSAASAGIKHVTLELGGKNAMIVCPDADPDAVVEGAAFGMNCHWSQGQSCGSTTRLFVHDSLHDQVVAGLTDRLKSIRIGHPLDPNTEMGCLVSQAQYDKVMGYIESAHTEGARLVTGGRRPEGEGFTKGFYIEPTIFADVDMSMRIAREEIFGPVLSVIRWTDLNTVVEQANELPFGLTGAVWSNDITTAISVADRLDTGYVWINGSGSHFLGAPFGGHKNSGIGTEEGVDELESYLQSKTVNIPLH; encoded by the coding sequence ATGCGCTCTTCACTGGCTGAGAACACCAAGGCAGTTTCGGCACTGCTGGACCGCGACTGGCGCATGCTCATCGGCGGCAATGCGGCAGTGGCCAACGACGGTGCGACGATGGAAATCACGACACCGCATGACGGCACGACCATCGCCCACGTCCCGTCTGCAGGCGAAGCCGACGTCAAAGCCGCGGTGTCGTCTGCAGCCCAGGCATTCGCGCACTGGCGCGACACCACGCTTCTCGAGCGGGCGGAGATGATTCGGGCCTTCGCCGCGCGTCTGCGCTCGCGCGCCGAAGACTTCGGATTGCTCGACGCCATCGACACCGGCAACCCGGTGACCGCCATGGTGGGCGACGTGATGATGGCGGCACGTTGGCTCGACTATCACGCCGGGGTCGCGTTCAGCCTCACCGGTGCCACGCTGCCTTCGATGACCCGCAGCTGGCTGCTGACCCGCAAGGAACCCTACGGCGTCGTGGGACGGATCATTCCCTACAACCATCCGATACTTTTCGCGGCCGCGAAAGTGGGCGCACCGCTGGTCACCGGCAACACACTGGTTCTCAAAGTACCCGACCAGGCACCGCTGTCGTCGCTGTTGATGGCCGAGATCGTCCTCGAGTCGTTTCCGCCCGGGGTGGTCAACATCCTGTCGGGCCCGGGCGCAGTGACAGGCGATGCGCTGGTACGGCACCCCGCCGTCAAGCGGATCGCGCTCATCGGCAGCGTCGAGACCGGCCAGAAGGTTATGGTGTCGGCCGCGTCGGCGGGAATCAAGCATGTCACGCTGGAACTCGGCGGCAAGAACGCGATGATCGTATGCCCGGACGCCGACCCCGACGCCGTCGTCGAGGGCGCTGCATTCGGGATGAATTGCCATTGGAGCCAAGGGCAGTCGTGCGGATCGACCACACGGCTCTTCGTCCACGACTCGCTACATGATCAGGTCGTCGCCGGTCTGACCGATCGGCTGAAGTCCATCCGCATCGGCCATCCGCTCGACCCGAATACCGAGATGGGATGCCTGGTCTCACAAGCCCAGTACGACAAAGTGATGGGTTACATCGAATCAGCTCACACCGAGGGCGCGCGACTGGTGACGGGCGGCCGCAGGCCGGAGGGTGAGGGCTTCACGAAAGGTTTCTATATCGAACCGACGATATTCGCCGATGTCGACATGTCGATGCGGATCGCACGTGAGGAGATCTTTGGGCCGGTACTGTCGGTTATCCGTTGGACCGACCTGAACACCGTCGTCGAGCAGGCCAACGAACTCCCGTTCGGGCTGACCGGGGCGGTGTGGAGCAACGACATCACCACCGCGATATCGGTGGCCGATCGGCTGGATACCGGCTACGTCTGGATCAACGGGTCAGGCAGTCATTTCCTGGGAGCGCCGTTCGGCGGGCACAAGAACAGCGGAATCGGCACAGAGGAAGGTGTTGACGAGTTGGAGAGCTACCTGCAGTCGAAGACGGTCAACATCCCGCTGCATTGA
- a CDS encoding VOC family protein, with translation MPGITDKFTGEPVLKVQRLGHGTLEVVDIARSRRFYEEVLGLEVIQPSARSMMIRLNTNHAYAVVETGKESSMTMLAHNGLDVGSEEEVYAAHKRLLELKDEWGLKTITEPRHMHGDTSFYFTDPDGNWWEIVAVREGGYAVDFSDPERDLTGLHEFDGESGNVNFSHTHDPNFRARVREVIDAKSKA, from the coding sequence ATGCCCGGAATCACAGACAAGTTCACCGGCGAGCCTGTGCTGAAGGTCCAACGGCTCGGTCACGGCACCTTAGAGGTAGTCGACATCGCCAGGTCACGCCGCTTCTACGAAGAGGTCCTCGGGCTCGAGGTGATCCAACCGAGCGCCCGCTCGATGATGATCCGGCTCAACACCAACCACGCCTACGCGGTGGTGGAGACCGGCAAGGAGAGCTCCATGACGATGCTGGCCCACAATGGCCTCGACGTGGGCAGCGAGGAAGAGGTGTACGCGGCCCACAAGAGGCTGCTCGAGCTCAAGGACGAGTGGGGCCTCAAGACCATCACCGAGCCACGACACATGCACGGGGACACGTCGTTCTACTTCACCGACCCCGACGGCAACTGGTGGGAGATCGTGGCGGTCCGCGAAGGCGGTTATGCAGTGGACTTCTCCGACCCGGAGCGGGATCTCACCGGCCTGCACGAGTTCGACGGTGAGAGCGGCAATGTGAACTTCAGCCACACCCACGACCCCAACTTCCGGGCGCGCGTCCGTGAGGTTATCGACGCCAAGAGCAAGGCCTAG
- a CDS encoding aldehyde dehydrogenase, with the protein MMDVIRHVIDGEETESSSGARFDTIDPWTRQPWAQVALGGKDEVDRAVGAARRAFDDGPWPRMGYAERGAILHRLADLIIENADELALADTTDMGKPLSDSRGNDVPRSAQNFRFFADHARLSTGDVLPMDSGHHAYTRFEPAGVVAAIAPWNFPLMLETWKIAPALAWGNTVVLKPAEDTPASATILARLALRAGMPPGVLNVVHGYGPASVGAALTADNRVDRITFTGESSTGKVIAAAGAAHLTPVSLELGGKGANLVFADADLDTAVNWSIRAVFSNAGQVCLAGSRLFVQREVYHDFLAKFVAAAESLRLGDPKLAGTQIGPLASEAHWKKVRSYVDEIGAEGGTMRTGGVGDGWTIRPTVVTDLPPGARLCREEIFGPVVVVAPFDSEAEAITAANDTPYGLNAMLFTENLSRAHRAAAALRAGTVWVNCFFIRDLRAPFGGVGDSGIGREGGTFSREFFTEPKAVVMAIHHADT; encoded by the coding sequence ATGATGGACGTGATCCGCCATGTGATCGACGGGGAGGAAACGGAGTCGTCCAGCGGCGCACGCTTCGACACCATCGATCCCTGGACCCGGCAACCGTGGGCACAAGTGGCGCTGGGTGGCAAAGATGAGGTTGATCGAGCGGTGGGCGCGGCCCGGCGCGCGTTCGACGATGGCCCCTGGCCACGCATGGGGTACGCCGAGCGGGGCGCCATTCTGCACCGGCTGGCCGATCTGATCATCGAAAATGCGGACGAACTCGCGCTTGCTGATACCACCGACATGGGCAAGCCGCTTAGCGACAGCAGGGGCAATGACGTTCCAAGGTCGGCGCAGAACTTCCGCTTCTTCGCCGACCATGCCCGGTTGTCCACCGGCGATGTCTTGCCGATGGACAGCGGGCACCATGCCTACACCCGGTTCGAGCCCGCCGGCGTCGTGGCCGCGATCGCGCCGTGGAACTTTCCATTGATGCTCGAGACGTGGAAGATCGCTCCCGCGCTGGCATGGGGTAACACCGTTGTGCTCAAGCCCGCCGAGGACACGCCGGCATCGGCGACGATTCTGGCCCGGCTGGCATTGCGCGCCGGCATGCCACCCGGAGTGCTCAACGTCGTCCACGGGTACGGTCCCGCCTCGGTAGGCGCCGCGCTGACAGCGGACAACCGCGTCGACCGCATCACCTTCACCGGCGAGTCTTCAACCGGCAAGGTCATCGCCGCTGCCGGAGCGGCGCACCTGACCCCGGTGAGTCTCGAACTTGGCGGCAAGGGCGCCAACCTGGTCTTCGCGGACGCCGACCTCGATACGGCAGTGAATTGGTCTATCCGCGCGGTGTTCTCAAATGCAGGGCAGGTCTGCCTGGCCGGCAGCCGACTGTTCGTGCAGCGAGAGGTCTACCACGACTTCTTGGCTAAGTTCGTCGCCGCCGCGGAATCGCTGAGGTTGGGCGACCCAAAATTGGCGGGAACCCAGATCGGGCCGCTGGCCTCCGAAGCGCATTGGAAGAAGGTGCGCTCCTATGTCGACGAAATCGGCGCCGAGGGTGGAACGATGCGCACAGGTGGTGTGGGCGACGGGTGGACCATCCGGCCGACGGTAGTCACCGACCTACCGCCGGGCGCCCGGCTGTGCCGCGAGGAAATCTTCGGTCCCGTTGTCGTGGTGGCGCCCTTCGACAGTGAGGCCGAAGCCATCACCGCGGCGAACGACACACCCTACGGGCTCAACGCGATGTTGTTCACCGAGAACCTATCTCGGGCCCACCGGGCGGCCGCCGCCCTTCGGGCCGGCACAGTGTGGGTCAACTGCTTTTTCATCCGTGATCTGCGGGCACCCTTCGGCGGTGTTGGCGATTCCGGAATCGGCCGGGAGGGAGGCACTTTCAGCCGGGAGTTCTTCACCGAGCCGAAGGCAGTGGTGATGGCGATCCACCACGCCGACACCTAA
- a CDS encoding ferredoxin, translated as MAENEQTLMITVDRSKCCGYTLCAAEAADVYSIDDEGFAVAPASVPAELEDQARRGAAACPDSAIILSRKNASGEDTDGA; from the coding sequence ATGGCAGAAAACGAGCAAACCTTGATGATCACCGTCGACCGGTCCAAGTGCTGCGGCTATACGCTTTGTGCCGCTGAGGCGGCTGACGTGTACTCGATCGACGACGAGGGCTTCGCCGTCGCACCCGCGAGCGTGCCGGCCGAACTCGAGGATCAAGCCCGCCGTGGCGCGGCGGCATGCCCTGACAGCGCAATCATTCTCAGCCGAAAGAACGCCTCCGGCGAGGACACGGACGGCGCTTGA
- a CDS encoding dihydrodipicolinate synthase family protein, translated as MILTRADIRGVVGIVPTPATSDAGSWRAENTVNTSETETMIEEVIGAGIEFVMSTGTFGECASLTHDEWLTFTTCIAKVIRGRVPFFAGVTTLNTRDTISRGRQAIQAGADGLFVGRPMWLPLDEEAIVRFYGDLTEALPGVPIVVYDNPAAFKGKISVQAYQKLADLPEIVATKHAGGPTLERDIEAVGDRVAVLPLDSDWYAAAKRFPELATACWSGNVACAPSPLAALSRAVLSRDWDAAAALSEKVNWALAPQFGGDMSRFMDYSIPVGRARFRAAGLIDPGPGRPPYTDAPADMIAGGEETGRRWAQLEREYRDKR; from the coding sequence ATGATCCTCACCCGAGCCGATATCCGTGGTGTGGTGGGCATCGTTCCCACCCCGGCCACCAGCGACGCGGGCAGCTGGCGCGCCGAGAATACAGTGAACACATCCGAGACCGAGACCATGATTGAAGAGGTGATCGGTGCCGGCATTGAGTTCGTAATGTCGACAGGGACTTTCGGCGAATGCGCGTCGCTCACCCATGACGAGTGGCTCACGTTCACCACGTGCATCGCCAAGGTCATCCGCGGTCGTGTGCCGTTTTTCGCCGGCGTCACGACGTTGAACACCCGCGACACGATTTCCCGCGGGCGTCAGGCCATCCAAGCCGGTGCCGACGGGCTTTTTGTCGGGCGCCCGATGTGGCTGCCCCTCGACGAGGAAGCAATCGTCCGGTTCTATGGCGACCTGACCGAAGCGTTGCCTGGCGTACCGATCGTCGTTTACGACAACCCCGCCGCGTTCAAAGGCAAGATCAGCGTCCAGGCCTACCAGAAATTGGCCGATCTGCCGGAGATCGTAGCGACCAAACACGCAGGCGGGCCGACGCTGGAACGCGACATTGAAGCTGTCGGCGACAGGGTTGCCGTACTCCCCCTCGACAGCGACTGGTACGCCGCCGCCAAGCGCTTCCCTGAACTGGCCACCGCGTGCTGGTCGGGCAACGTTGCTTGCGCCCCTTCACCATTGGCGGCACTCTCTCGTGCGGTTCTGTCGCGGGACTGGGACGCGGCGGCTGCGCTCTCCGAGAAGGTCAACTGGGCGCTGGCGCCGCAGTTTGGTGGCGATATGTCGCGCTTCATGGATTACAGTATTCCGGTGGGGCGGGCGCGTTTTCGTGCCGCAGGGTTGATTGATCCGGGACCCGGCCGACCGCCCTATACCGATGCGCCGGCCGATATGATCGCCGGTGGCGAAGAAACGGGCCGACGCTGGGCGCAGCTGGAACGCGAGTACCGCGACAAACGGTAG
- a CDS encoding nuclear transport factor 2 family protein — protein sequence MTSTETMTTEWELVRLNNDFAYYMDNGDFESMIGLFTPDAVFDRAGNVHHGHDELRQGMRERPKATTRHLLTNFHFTNVRPDSAQAVVCSMVYHGPPSEHGEPVVYATDNGRVIEFHDKYTKTPEGWRISERIARAIFTPKVWP from the coding sequence ATGACTTCTACCGAGACGATGACGACCGAGTGGGAGCTGGTTCGCCTCAACAACGATTTCGCCTACTACATGGACAACGGTGATTTCGAATCGATGATCGGGTTGTTCACCCCCGACGCAGTCTTCGACCGCGCCGGCAACGTCCACCACGGCCACGACGAGCTACGCCAGGGCATGCGAGAACGGCCAAAGGCGACCACGCGGCACCTACTCACCAATTTCCACTTCACGAACGTACGTCCGGACTCGGCCCAGGCCGTCGTCTGCTCGATGGTCTACCACGGACCGCCGTCGGAACATGGTGAGCCGGTCGTCTACGCCACCGACAACGGGCGCGTCATAGAGTTCCACGACAAGTACACCAAAACGCCCGAGGGCTGGCGAATTTCGGAACGAATCGCACGGGCGATCTTCACCCCGAAGGTGTGGCCGTAA
- a CDS encoding 2-keto-4-pentenoate hydratase: MSRDRTGGGWDIQRAATELLEAESTQTERDPLSDQWAGLDLATAYRIQDEALRRRLERGERLIGVKLGLTSRAKQLRMGISSPLVAWLTDAMVLPAGAPLPRESLIHPRAEPEIVFVMAERLAGPAMTASLALGAVGQVYSGIEIIDSRYRDFRFTLPDVVADNASSGLFELGSVGMRPDSLDLAAEACRLEVDGRVVDRATGAAVQGHPAEALALAANVLAERGLAIEPGWIVLTGGMTDAVSVPPGAQVAAHFTHLGSVVVDGGQESCR, translated from the coding sequence GTGAGCCGCGACCGCACCGGCGGCGGATGGGACATTCAGCGGGCGGCGACCGAACTCCTCGAGGCGGAAAGCACCCAGACCGAGCGTGATCCGCTCAGTGACCAGTGGGCTGGTCTCGACCTGGCCACCGCCTACCGCATCCAGGATGAGGCGCTGCGCCGGCGTCTGGAACGCGGTGAGCGACTCATCGGCGTCAAACTCGGATTAACTTCTCGTGCAAAACAATTGCGCATGGGCATCAGCTCTCCACTGGTGGCATGGCTGACCGATGCGATGGTGCTCCCGGCGGGTGCGCCGTTGCCACGCGAATCGCTGATTCACCCTCGTGCCGAACCGGAGATCGTGTTCGTCATGGCGGAACGGCTTGCCGGGCCTGCTATGACAGCGTCCCTAGCGCTGGGCGCGGTCGGGCAGGTCTACTCCGGCATCGAGATCATCGATTCGCGCTACCGCGATTTCCGGTTCACCCTCCCGGATGTGGTAGCCGATAACGCGTCCTCGGGGCTGTTCGAATTGGGTTCGGTGGGCATGCGGCCGGACTCGTTAGACCTGGCGGCCGAAGCCTGCCGTCTCGAAGTCGACGGTCGGGTGGTGGATCGCGCCACCGGCGCAGCGGTGCAAGGTCATCCGGCAGAAGCGCTGGCGTTGGCGGCGAATGTTCTTGCCGAACGCGGGTTGGCGATCGAGCCGGGCTGGATCGTGCTGACCGGGGGCATGACCGACGCGGTGAGCGTGCCGCCCGGAGCACAGGTCGCCGCGCACTTCACCCATCTCGGTTCGGTCGTCGTGGACGGAGGGCAGGAATCGTGCCGCTAG
- a CDS encoding 2-hydroxymuconate tautomerase: MPLVEVTLVEGRTPEQLRALITGLTDAVETAVGAARDSIRVVLREVPATHWAAGDVTIAERRKG, translated from the coding sequence GTGCCGCTAGTCGAGGTGACGTTGGTGGAAGGTCGCACGCCCGAGCAGTTACGTGCGTTGATCACGGGGCTGACCGACGCGGTGGAGACGGCCGTCGGTGCTGCGCGGGACAGTATCCGAGTCGTGCTCCGGGAGGTGCCCGCTACGCATTGGGCGGCCGGCGATGTCACGATCGCTGAACGCCGAAAGGGTTGA
- a CDS encoding VOC family protein: protein MERAERFAVDIVGLDPVARAPGVTYLRADHRHHCLALVESSQAGVHASAFTVKDDAALEAAEAELTSYGCTVWRGSADEARQRHVRAFIAFDDPFGNHVELATDQSTLARPLQFGRPAAGICEFGHLCLDAPDVRAAYAFWSTLFNAKVSDWIGDAACLMRIDPVHHKLAVFRNDAGPGLCHINFQVNTLDDVMRNWRFLQRNDVHILHGPGRHPTSTAIFVYFVGPENLTYEYSFGVQRIEDDAAWRPRTFNLSEDGSIDMWLGPTQRTVSQPQLRRDGQNGSVSVVPSQSGQSR, encoded by the coding sequence TTGGAACGCGCCGAGCGATTCGCCGTCGACATCGTGGGTCTAGACCCTGTCGCACGGGCACCTGGGGTGACCTATCTGCGAGCCGATCATCGCCATCACTGCCTGGCGCTGGTCGAGAGCTCACAGGCCGGCGTGCATGCCTCGGCGTTTACGGTGAAAGACGACGCAGCGCTCGAAGCCGCTGAAGCCGAACTGACGAGTTACGGATGCACGGTGTGGCGGGGATCGGCCGACGAGGCGCGACAACGACACGTGCGGGCGTTTATCGCCTTCGACGATCCGTTCGGCAACCACGTGGAACTGGCGACCGACCAGAGCACCCTGGCGCGGCCGCTCCAGTTCGGGCGTCCAGCCGCCGGGATCTGCGAGTTCGGGCACCTCTGTCTGGATGCTCCCGATGTGCGGGCCGCATACGCATTCTGGTCGACACTCTTCAATGCCAAGGTATCCGACTGGATCGGCGATGCGGCTTGCTTGATGCGCATCGATCCGGTTCACCACAAGCTGGCGGTGTTCCGAAACGATGCCGGTCCCGGCCTCTGCCACATCAACTTCCAGGTGAACACCCTCGACGATGTGATGCGCAATTGGCGGTTCCTGCAGCGAAACGATGTTCACATCCTGCACGGTCCCGGCAGGCATCCGACCTCGACGGCGATCTTCGTCTACTTCGTGGGACCCGAGAATCTGACCTACGAGTACTCCTTTGGTGTGCAGCGGATCGAAGATGACGCTGCGTGGCGGCCGCGCACGTTCAACCTGTCCGAGGACGGTTCGATCGACATGTGGCTGGGCCCGACCCAGCGCACCGTGTCACAACCCCAGCTGCGCCGTGATGGCCAGAACGGTTCGGTGAGCGTCGTGCCGAGTCAGTCGGGACAGAGTCGGTGA
- a CDS encoding acyl-CoA dehydrogenase family protein — protein MTTVAADTTTVLEAVRALTPEIAERADEIEKAKVVPADLLKRLADAGAFRMFVPRQYGGEEMSLPEAMAVIEEVSRADASTGWTVMIGADFAPVFARLSKEVLDNEIYPDGPNTMARGAFAPKGVAVATEGGYIVNGQWPLASGSYEHQWVMGNCIVLDNGQPRMTDMGVPEMKLAMVPTAQAQFLDTWDSVGLRATNSNDFVLKDVFVPEHHTGEFFGASGVDTPMFRLPTRLALGPTHVAVVLGIAQGALDDVRKLAKTKRPAFNPGMRLAEDTVFQFRLGLLDVRLAAVRALAEKETQLMWDAAVAGEPITTMAAVRQRAMVARAHTECVEIVNEAFGLAGSNAMYSSSSLQRRFRDIRTAAQHVAASPEIYQIVGALLVEEPVPPSALI, from the coding sequence ATGACAACCGTTGCGGCGGATACGACCACCGTGCTCGAAGCCGTCCGGGCGCTGACCCCGGAAATCGCCGAGCGGGCCGACGAGATCGAGAAGGCCAAGGTGGTGCCCGCCGACCTGCTCAAGCGGCTCGCCGATGCCGGTGCCTTCCGCATGTTCGTCCCGCGTCAATACGGCGGGGAGGAGATGAGCCTGCCCGAGGCCATGGCCGTGATCGAGGAGGTGTCGCGGGCGGACGCCTCCACGGGATGGACCGTGATGATCGGCGCCGACTTCGCACCGGTATTCGCCCGCCTCTCCAAAGAGGTGCTCGACAACGAGATCTATCCCGACGGGCCAAACACTATGGCACGCGGGGCTTTTGCCCCGAAGGGCGTCGCCGTCGCGACCGAGGGCGGTTATATCGTCAACGGCCAATGGCCGCTGGCCAGCGGCAGCTACGAGCACCAGTGGGTGATGGGAAACTGCATCGTCCTGGACAACGGCCAGCCTCGGATGACCGACATGGGCGTCCCCGAGATGAAACTCGCCATGGTGCCGACCGCGCAGGCCCAGTTCCTGGATACCTGGGACTCAGTGGGGCTACGGGCGACCAACAGCAACGACTTCGTTCTCAAGGACGTGTTCGTGCCCGAGCACCACACCGGTGAGTTCTTCGGGGCTTCCGGTGTGGACACGCCGATGTTCCGGCTACCGACCCGCTTGGCGCTCGGGCCGACCCATGTCGCGGTGGTGCTCGGCATCGCCCAGGGTGCGCTGGATGACGTGCGCAAGCTCGCCAAGACCAAACGGCCGGCATTCAACCCCGGCATGCGACTGGCCGAGGACACCGTCTTCCAGTTCCGACTGGGTCTGCTCGACGTCCGTCTGGCGGCTGTGCGTGCGCTCGCAGAGAAGGAAACCCAGTTGATGTGGGACGCCGCGGTCGCGGGTGAACCGATCACGACGATGGCCGCGGTGCGCCAGCGCGCGATGGTGGCGCGGGCCCACACCGAGTGCGTGGAAATCGTCAACGAGGCCTTCGGCCTGGCCGGCAGCAACGCCATGTACAGCAGCTCCTCACTGCAGCGACGCTTCCGCGATATCCGCACCGCGGCACAGCACGTCGCGGCGAGCCCGGAGATCTACCAGATCGTCGGCGCTCTGCTCGTCGAGGAACCCGTCCCTCCGTCGGCCCTGATCTGA
- a CDS encoding nuclear transport factor 2 family protein translates to MQATVDKFFTALATGDHTTCEALFTDDAVVWHNYTQQEQPKSEALAALAGLAAMRAEFHIVGRDFTDDTCVQRHVVRVTLPNGEVAAIPAIQRISLSGGRIRRIDEYMDSAQMAAAMQALQAGV, encoded by the coding sequence GTGCAGGCCACGGTGGACAAGTTCTTCACCGCGCTGGCAACCGGGGACCACACGACCTGCGAAGCACTGTTCACCGACGACGCAGTGGTCTGGCACAACTACACCCAGCAAGAACAACCGAAAAGCGAAGCCCTTGCTGCACTTGCGGGGCTGGCGGCCATGCGGGCCGAATTCCACATCGTCGGGCGAGACTTCACGGATGACACCTGCGTTCAGCGACACGTCGTGCGGGTGACGCTGCCGAACGGCGAAGTGGCGGCCATTCCGGCGATTCAGCGCATTTCCCTCTCGGGCGGTCGGATCCGGCGGATCGACGAATACATGGATTCGGCCCAGATGGCCGCGGCGATGCAGGCACTGCAAGCCGGCGTGTGA